The region CGCTTTTTGTGCCCAGCGCAAAAATGCATATCGCTCGCCGTTTCTCTCGTACTCGCGTTCTACATTCATCGTAAACGCTTTGTCGTTTCCGAAATAATCAACTTGAACTGAATGGTCAATCACGAGGTCAACCGGCACAATAGGATTAATTTTCTCTGGATCTCCTCCGAGTTTGTTAACAACAGATCTCATTGCGGCTAAATCAACTACGCACGGCACACCTGTAAAATCCTGCAGTATAACTCTTGCCGGATTGTAAGGGATTTCCTGGTTTTTATTATCAATTGGGCTCCAATTTGCAAGCGCTTTTACATGTGTATCGTTTACGACGCTCCCATCATAATTTCTAACAACGTTTTCAAGTAGTATTCTGATCGATACGGGCAGCTTAGATAAGTCTCCGCCAAATTGCTCTGAAATAGTTTTTAAAGAATAGTATTTAACATCGCCAGAGGATGTATTAAGCGTAGAAAGTGCATTCAATTTGTTGTTAATCTCACTCATAACAAATCTCCTTGATAAAAATTTCCAGATGAAATGGATGGATCCGAGAGTCAGGGTTATTCTACAGTTAAATCAGCACAAATCAAGATTTATGCAGTGATATTTTGCTATATCATTAATATTAAGCAGGAAAAGTGTCCGACAGTCCGTAAAAGCTTTAGCTAACCTTTCTAAATATCAATGTTCCATTAGTGCCGCCAAATCCAAATGAGTTACTTAGCACCGTTTTAATTTGAGCATCTCTAGCTTCATTAGGAACATAGTCCAGATCGCAGTCCGGATCAGGTGTCGTGTAATTAATTGTTGGCGGCAATACGCCTTCATGTATAGCTAAAACACTAAGCGCGGCCTCCAAGCCACCCGCAGCGCCTAGTAAATGCCCTGTCATTGATTTTGTTGAGCTTACGGGGGTGTCGTAGGCTGCATCTCCTAGTATTTCTTTGATTGCCTTAGTTTCATTTGCGTCATTTAGCTGAGTTGAGGTTCCATGAGCGTTTATATAGTCAATTTCTTCAGGATTTATCTGAGCTTCTTTAATAGCGTCCTGCATACATCTTACCGGTCCATCTAGTGATGGTGCTGTAATGTGGCTTGCGTCCCCGCTCATTCCAAATCCGAGTAGCTCCGCATAGATCCTTGCGCCTCTTTTCTTGGCGAACTCCATTTCTTCCAATATTAGAATCCCAGAGCCTTCACCAATAATAAATCCGTCTCTATCCTTATCAAATGGACGGGAAGCCCCCATGGGGTCTTCATTATTAGTGGAAAGAGCTCTCATTGCGTTAAAGCCGCCGTAACTAAGCGGGTTAATAGGAGCTTCAGTACCTCCGGCAATCATAATGTCCGCCTCGCCTCGTTTTATGTTCATAAGAGCATAACCAATAGCGTGCGCACTAGCCGCGCATGCGGTTGTTGTTGAGCAATTTGGTCCCTTTGTATTAAAGGCTATTGAAACCTGACCTGAAGCTAGGTTGGTGATGATGTTTGGAATTACAAAAGGTGAAAGACGGCCTGGTCCTCTTGCTTCCAGTGATATCACGGCCTCTCTAAATGTATCCATACCTCCAATACCTGTCCCAATCATTGTTCCTGCTCTTGGCGAGAGTTCATCTGTGATTTCTAGTCCGGCGTCTTCCATTGCAAACTTGGTGCTAGCCATTGCGTATTGTATAAACCTATCTAGTCTTCGGGCTTCTTTGGGATTCATATAATCCTCAGCATTAAAATCCAGTACCTCTCCACCGATCTTTGTTTTATGATCAGAGGTGTCAAATCTATCAATTAATCTAATCCCGGATTTTCCGCTTAGAATGCCGTCCCAGGTTTCTTTATTACCAATCCCCAAGGGTGTTAAAAGGCCAATGCCAGTTACTGCTATCCTACGGTTCATTACTTTTTGCGCTCCACGATAAAGTTAATTGCATCTTGAACTGTAATGATCGACTCTGCATCCTCGTCTGAGATCTCTAGTCCGAACTCATCTTCCATAGACATAATTAATTCTACTAGGTCTAGAGAATCTGCTCCTAGATCCTCGATGAATGAAGATTCAGGCGTGATCTCATCCTCTGATTTTCCAAGCTGTCCTGCGACCATTTCCTTAACTTTAGCTAGAATTTCTTGTTCCTGAGCCATGATAAATACCTCCTTAATTTTTATGTATAAATTCCACCGTTGATTCTAAATACTTCACCAGTGATATAAGAAGCGTCATCAGATGTTAAAAAAGCTACTGCACCTGCAACGTCTTCAGTAGTACCAAATCTATTCATTGGTATTCTAGAAATATAATCTTTTTTTAATTCCTCTGTTAATTCATCTGTAATATCAGTCTGGATAAATCCAGGGCTGACAGCGTTGACAGTGATGCCTCGTGGGGCCATTTCCCTAGCGCATGCTTTTGTAAAACCAATTATTCCCGCTTTAGATGCTGCATAGTTTGTCTGGCCGGCATTACCCATCTCACCGACTACTGATGTAAGATTCACAATGCGCCCCTCACGTTGTTTTAGCATATTGCGGGTAACAGCCTTAGTACAATTAAAGATCCCTTTTAAATTTATTGACATAACATTGTCCCAATCCTCTTCTTTCATTCTCATAAGAAGTGTATCTTGGGTTATTCCAGCGTTATTAATCAGTATATGAAGACCTTGGTGATTTTCAATTATTTTATCAACAGCCTCATGTACAGCATCAAAGTCAGATACATCGAACTTTACTATTTCTGCAGTACCTCCAGCATCCTCAATTTCTTTTTTTGTTTCGTTTGCTGCTGCGTCATTCTGAGTGTAATTAATTATCACATTTGCTCCATCTGCCGCAAGCCTTTTTGCAATTGATTTGCCGATACCTCTTGAACCACCAGTTACCAATGCCACTTTGCCTTTAAGATTATGCATTTTTCATCGACTCCAGTTGTGATATCTTCTCAAAATTGTTAACAGTAACGTCAGAAAGCGTTCTTTTTATTAATCCTGATAGGACATTTTTAGGTCCTATTTCGATAAAATTGTCACATCCTTCTTGTTTTAACACACTGACAGATTCAAACCATCTGACGGGGCTTGTAACCTGACTTATAAGAAGCTCTTTAACTTTACTAGAATCATTTGTAACTGATGCTGTGCAATTTGCAACTAACGAAGCGCTCATTTCACCTACATCTATTTGATCAAGTACCTCTGAGAGTTTATCTG is a window of Thermodesulfobacteriota bacterium DNA encoding:
- the fabF gene encoding beta-ketoacyl-ACP synthase II, encoding MNRRIAVTGIGLLTPLGIGNKETWDGILSGKSGIRLIDRFDTSDHKTKIGGEVLDFNAEDYMNPKEARRLDRFIQYAMASTKFAMEDAGLEITDELSPRAGTMIGTGIGGMDTFREAVISLEARGPGRLSPFVIPNIITNLASGQVSIAFNTKGPNCSTTTACAASAHAIGYALMNIKRGEADIMIAGGTEAPINPLSYGGFNAMRALSTNNEDPMGASRPFDKDRDGFIIGEGSGILILEEMEFAKKRGARIYAELLGFGMSGDASHITAPSLDGPVRCMQDAIKEAQINPEEIDYINAHGTSTQLNDANETKAIKEILGDAAYDTPVSSTKSMTGHLLGAAGGLEAALSVLAIHEGVLPPTINYTTPDPDCDLDYVPNEARDAQIKTVLSNSFGFGGTNGTLIFRKVS
- the fabG gene encoding 3-oxoacyl-[acyl-carrier-protein] reductase, yielding MHNLKGKVALVTGGSRGIGKSIAKRLAADGANVIINYTQNDAAANETKKEIEDAGGTAEIVKFDVSDFDAVHEAVDKIIENHQGLHILINNAGITQDTLLMRMKEEDWDNVMSINLKGIFNCTKAVTRNMLKQREGRIVNLTSVVGEMGNAGQTNYAASKAGIIGFTKACAREMAPRGITVNAVSPGFIQTDITDELTEELKKDYISRIPMNRFGTTEDVAGAVAFLTSDDASYITGEVFRINGGIYT
- the acpP gene encoding acyl carrier protein, giving the protein MAQEQEILAKVKEMVAGQLGKSEDEITPESSFIEDLGADSLDLVELIMSMEDEFGLEISDEDAESIITVQDAINFIVERKK